In one Streptomyces sp. NBC_01241 genomic region, the following are encoded:
- a CDS encoding PIG-L family deacetylase — protein sequence MTDRPLTLMAVHAHPDDEATGTGGVLARYAAEGIRTVLVTCTDGGCGDGPGGAKPGDPGHDPTAVALMRRQELEASCDVLKVSDLEMLDYADSGMTGWPSNDAPGSFWQTPVQEGAARLAELMRHYQPDVVVTYDENGFYGHPDHIQAHRITMAALEMTALTPKVYWTTMPRSMMQRFGEIMREFHEDMPEPDPAEAAAMAEIGLPDDEITTWVDTAAFSGQKFDALAAHASQGENIFFLKMGKERFGELMGMETFVRVKDATDAAIPENDLFAGLR from the coding sequence ATGACTGACCGGCCCTTGACGCTCATGGCAGTACACGCCCACCCCGACGACGAGGCCACCGGAACCGGAGGGGTCCTCGCGCGGTACGCGGCGGAAGGCATCCGCACGGTTCTCGTGACGTGTACCGACGGCGGTTGCGGTGACGGACCGGGGGGTGCCAAGCCGGGCGATCCCGGGCACGATCCGACGGCGGTCGCCTTGATGCGCCGTCAAGAACTTGAGGCGAGCTGTGACGTCCTGAAGGTCAGCGATCTGGAGATGCTGGACTATGCCGACTCCGGGATGACGGGCTGGCCGAGCAACGACGCCCCCGGATCCTTCTGGCAGACCCCCGTGCAGGAAGGCGCGGCTCGACTCGCGGAACTCATGCGGCACTACCAACCTGATGTGGTCGTCACCTACGACGAGAACGGCTTCTACGGCCACCCCGACCACATCCAGGCCCACCGCATCACGATGGCGGCGCTGGAGATGACCGCGCTGACACCGAAGGTGTACTGGACCACGATGCCCCGCTCGATGATGCAGCGGTTCGGCGAGATCATGCGCGAGTTTCATGAGGACATGCCGGAGCCGGATCCTGCCGAGGCCGCCGCGATGGCCGAGATCGGCCTCCCCGACGATGAGATCACCACGTGGGTGGACACCGCCGCGTTCAGCGGTCAGAAGTTCGACGCGTTGGCCGCGCACGCCAGTCAGGGCGAGAACATCTTCTTCCTCAAGATGGGCAAGGAGAGGTTCGGCGAGTTGATGGGCATGGAGACCTTCGTACGTGTCAAGGACGCAACCGACGCGGCCATACCCGAGAACGATCTCTTCGCCGGACTGCGCTGA
- a CDS encoding DUF7402 domain-containing protein — MRIPRPSIRGLMASALLACIALPGTVSAVAATPDAGSSDAKSSVVVGSTAVPKPDHVVMVMMENKGYDDILRNPSTKPADQVPYIKSLEAQGASFTNSYGITHPSLPNYYALLSASDIVTTNDYPAPSSVDTDNLPNQLVTHGYSFADYANQGLPTQWLRYKTTPGTADHLNPMDKRQEEFPTTPDGFAKLPTVSFYVGNGQQSMHDGTLAQGDAFVKNTFDSYIQWAKTHNSLFVLTWDEDDFTPANHIPTIMVGPMARAGEYDQKINHYNVLRTLLDMYGLDHINHTADADISTITDVWDTSETARLRGIAGRCLENHQTNPAEPGALGLWHCEAAANQQWTRHADGTIRQSDKCLTATANGKTDLAECDGTPAQTWQPKADGSLLNPASDHCLTVPGPKVANGTPAELRDCDGKVDQKWIVPSYNAHHSLTVDTPAPWTVKPGATATVTTTYTNDGSPVALSDASVNLTVPSGWTAEATSPTTFPTVEPGQSVKTTWAVTASADAITGGYALSAQATFKNAKSSDEGTGSIDVQGPVNLAMSASATASSSYSSRYLPSNAIDGVRGMNGSGEWASSGELNPWIRLDWTSTQTIGRIIFFDRPNSTDWAPGGTLTFSDGSTVSVSGIPNDGSAYQVKFPAKTGITWVTFQVAGGSGANVGLSEIEAYAS; from the coding sequence ATGCGCATACCACGCCCAAGCATCCGTGGCCTGATGGCCTCGGCCCTGCTGGCATGCATCGCCCTTCCGGGTACGGTCTCCGCGGTCGCGGCGACCCCGGACGCCGGGTCTTCGGACGCCAAGTCTTCGGTTGTCGTGGGATCCACCGCAGTTCCCAAGCCTGACCACGTGGTCATGGTGATGATGGAGAACAAGGGCTACGACGACATCCTCCGGAACCCGTCAACCAAGCCTGCGGACCAGGTGCCGTACATCAAGTCCCTGGAGGCCCAGGGCGCGTCGTTCACCAATTCGTACGGTATTACGCACCCGAGCCTGCCCAACTACTACGCGCTGCTGTCCGCCTCGGACATCGTCACGACCAACGACTATCCCGCGCCGTCGTCCGTCGACACCGACAACCTGCCCAACCAGCTGGTGACCCACGGGTACAGCTTCGCGGACTACGCCAACCAGGGCCTCCCCACCCAGTGGCTCCGCTACAAGACCACGCCGGGTACTGCAGACCACCTGAACCCGATGGACAAGCGGCAGGAGGAGTTCCCGACCACGCCGGACGGGTTCGCCAAGCTGCCCACCGTCTCCTTCTACGTGGGCAACGGCCAGCAGAGCATGCACGACGGCACCCTCGCGCAGGGCGACGCCTTCGTCAAAAACACCTTCGACTCGTACATCCAGTGGGCCAAGACGCACAACAGCCTGTTCGTGCTGACCTGGGACGAGGACGACTTCACCCCCGCCAACCACATCCCGACCATCATGGTCGGGCCGATGGCCAGGGCCGGCGAGTACGACCAGAAGATCAACCACTACAACGTCCTGCGCACGCTGCTGGACATGTACGGCCTGGACCACATCAACCACACGGCCGACGCGGACATCTCCACGATCACCGACGTGTGGGACACGTCGGAGACCGCGCGCCTGCGCGGCATCGCCGGACGCTGCCTGGAAAACCACCAGACCAACCCGGCTGAGCCGGGCGCGCTCGGCCTGTGGCACTGCGAAGCCGCCGCCAACCAGCAGTGGACCAGGCACGCGGACGGCACGATCCGCCAGTCCGACAAGTGCCTGACCGCCACCGCGAACGGGAAGACCGACCTCGCCGAATGCGACGGCACCCCCGCGCAGACCTGGCAGCCCAAGGCCGACGGTTCCCTGCTCAACCCGGCATCCGACCACTGCCTGACCGTCCCCGGCCCGAAGGTCGCCAACGGAACCCCCGCGGAACTCCGGGACTGCGACGGCAAGGTCGACCAGAAGTGGATCGTGCCCAGCTACAACGCGCACCACTCGCTCACGGTCGACACGCCGGCGCCGTGGACCGTCAAGCCCGGCGCCACCGCCACGGTGACGACCACCTACACCAACGACGGCAGCCCCGTGGCGCTTTCGGACGCCTCCGTCAACCTCACCGTGCCCAGCGGCTGGACGGCTGAAGCCACCTCGCCGACCACGTTCCCCACGGTCGAGCCCGGCCAGTCGGTGAAGACCACCTGGGCGGTTACCGCCTCCGCGGACGCCATTACTGGTGGCTACGCGCTGTCCGCGCAGGCCACCTTCAAGAACGCCAAGAGCAGCGACGAGGGCACCGGCTCGATCGACGTCCAGGGTCCGGTCAACCTCGCGATGAGCGCTTCGGCGACGGCATCCTCCTCCTATAGCTCGCGGTACCTGCCTAGCAACGCCATCGATGGAGTCCGTGGGATGAACGGCTCCGGGGAGTGGGCCTCGAGCGGCGAGTTGAACCCGTGGATCCGGCTGGACTGGACCAGCACGCAGACCATCGGGAGGATCATCTTCTTCGACCGGCCGAACTCGACCGACTGGGCCCCAGGTGGGACGCTGACGTTCAGTGACGGCAGCACCGTGAGCGTCAGCGGGATCCCGAATGACGGTTCGGCGTACCAGGTCAAGTTCCCGGCCAAGACCGGCATCACCTGGGTCACGTTCCAGGTCGCCGGCGGCAGTGGCGCGAACGTCGGGCTGTCAGAGATCGAGGCGTACGCCAGCTAG
- a CDS encoding IS6 family transposase produces the protein MIFWLVVPGRDSFVSSASPSYKGHRYPVEVIAHAVWLYFRFLSFREVEELMLERGVIVSYETIRRWSAKFGQAYADGLRRRRPRPGDKWHLDEVFVKINGEQKYLWRAVDQDGNVLDILLQSRRDKAAAGRFFRRLMKKTRTVPRVVVTDKLRSYGAAHREVMPSVEHRSHKGLNNRAENSHQPTRQRERAMKKFRSVGGAQRFLSAFSGISPHFRPRRHLMTASDHRAEMTVRFAIWDQITGAAGRPTTA, from the coding sequence ATGATCTTCTGGTTGGTCGTGCCGGGGAGGGATTCGTTCGTGTCGTCCGCGTCGCCGTCGTACAAGGGCCACCGGTACCCGGTGGAGGTGATCGCGCACGCGGTATGGCTGTACTTCCGCTTCCTGTCCTTCCGCGAGGTCGAGGAGCTGATGCTCGAGCGCGGCGTCATCGTCTCCTACGAGACCATCCGCCGCTGGTCCGCCAAGTTCGGCCAGGCCTACGCGGACGGACTGCGCCGCCGTCGGCCACGGCCCGGGGACAAGTGGCACCTGGACGAGGTCTTCGTGAAGATCAACGGAGAGCAGAAGTACCTGTGGCGGGCCGTCGACCAGGACGGCAACGTGCTCGACATCCTCCTGCAGAGCCGCCGGGACAAGGCCGCGGCAGGACGCTTCTTCCGCCGCCTGATGAAGAAGACCCGTACGGTGCCGAGGGTGGTCGTCACCGACAAGCTCCGTTCCTACGGCGCGGCGCACCGCGAGGTCATGCCCTCGGTGGAACACCGTTCCCACAAGGGCCTGAACAACCGGGCCGAGAACAGTCATCAGCCCACCCGGCAGCGCGAACGCGCCATGAAGAAATTCCGCTCCGTAGGCGGGGCCCAGCGGTTCCTGTCCGCGTTCAGCGGCATCTCACCCCACTTCCGCCCTCGCCGCCACCTGATGACAGCCTCCGACCACCGAGCCGAGATGACCGTCCGCTTCGCGATCTGGGACCAGATCACCGGCGCTGCCGGCCGGCCCACCACGGCCTGA
- a CDS encoding CHAT domain-containing protein, whose translation MATLSARRRAGRPTVLDHLPHCPIAHFACHGASHPTDPSQSLLLLHDHQSDPLTVASLAPVRLDHAQLAYLSACRTAAIDTANLADEAIHLTSAFQLAGFPHVVGTLWEIDDQIAVTVADTFYTHLRTPDGTIDTSRAARALHQAVRGVRDGHDLPGQLDRTRTPFLWAAYLHAGA comes from the coding sequence ATGGCCACCCTGTCAGCCCGCCGCCGAGCAGGCCGACCAACTGTCCTGGACCACCTACCCCACTGCCCGATCGCCCACTTCGCCTGCCACGGCGCTAGCCACCCCACCGACCCCTCCCAGAGCCTGCTGCTGCTCCACGACCATCAAAGCGACCCCCTCACCGTCGCCAGCCTCGCCCCCGTCCGCCTCGACCACGCCCAGCTGGCCTATCTATCCGCCTGCCGCACAGCGGCCATCGACACCGCCAACCTGGCCGACGAGGCCATCCATCTGACCTCCGCTTTCCAGCTCGCCGGATTTCCCCACGTCGTCGGCACCCTGTGGGAGATCGACGACCAGATCGCTGTCACTGTCGCCGACACCTTCTACACCCACCTACGCACCCCCGACGGGACCATCGACACCAGCCGGGCAGCCCGGGCGCTGCACCAAGCCGTGCGCGGCGTACGCGACGGCCACGACCTGCCCGGCCAGCTCGACCGGACCCGGACCCCCTTCCTGTGGGCCGCCTACCTCCACGCTGGCGCCTGA
- a CDS encoding DUF397 domain-containing protein, protein MPERDWQRSSFCAGGGNNCVEVAAAGAGGVAIRESESPDAVLVTSRVALRALVLGVKTGHSEIG, encoded by the coding sequence ATGCCCGAACGTGACTGGCAGCGCTCATCGTTCTGCGCAGGCGGCGGCAACAACTGCGTCGAGGTCGCTGCGGCGGGAGCCGGCGGCGTTGCAATCCGCGAGAGCGAGAGCCCCGATGCCGTTCTGGTGACAAGCCGGGTCGCGCTGCGTGCACTTGTCCTGGGAGTGAAGACCGGCCACAGCGAAATCGGCTGA
- a CDS encoding MarR family winged helix-turn-helix transcriptional regulator: MTSRHSAAESAQPRDSIDRHIARWEREVPGLVTELEGTVTRMQKLVRHLQQEKEAALARNGLKLWEYEILWRLRSAGEPYRMAPTRLAQGLGVHPATLTNRLDRLQLAGLITREHAPEDRRSLLVGLTRQGAATWAAVIDNQREAEATLLAPLAKKELGHLAALLRVVALAVEEDGPPLMPHVD; this comes from the coding sequence GTGACATCACGGCATTCGGCGGCGGAATCGGCGCAGCCACGGGACTCGATCGACCGGCACATCGCCCGCTGGGAACGCGAAGTTCCCGGCTTGGTAACGGAGTTGGAGGGCACCGTCACCCGCATGCAGAAGCTCGTGCGGCACCTGCAGCAAGAGAAGGAGGCCGCCCTGGCGCGGAACGGCCTGAAGCTGTGGGAGTACGAGATCCTGTGGCGCCTGCGCTCGGCGGGAGAGCCCTACCGCATGGCACCTACACGTCTCGCTCAGGGACTCGGGGTTCACCCCGCCACCCTCACCAACCGCCTCGACCGACTGCAGTTGGCGGGCCTGATCACTCGCGAGCACGCACCTGAGGATCGCCGCAGCCTCCTCGTCGGCCTGACTCGCCAGGGGGCCGCAACGTGGGCGGCGGTGATCGACAACCAGCGGGAGGCCGAGGCCACACTGCTCGCGCCCCTGGCCAAGAAGGAGTTGGGACACCTGGCCGCCCTCCTGCGGGTCGTGGCCCTCGCTGTCGAGGAGGACGGCCCGCCCCTCATGCCGCACGTCGACTGA
- a CDS encoding transposase, which yields MSLRPMGLPPVPEQTVRVARAAFPQGSLAIRVRDRLGEVFTDEPFAEAFGVRGAPGLSPGMLSLVTVLQFAENLTDRQAAAMAIRAIDWKYALGLELTDTGFDHSVLPRFRARLVGNGMERVVFDRLLEYCVDAGLVAAGGKQRTDSTHVVSAVRDLNRLELAGESVRAALEALSVAAPDWLARAVDVPEFAHRYGPRVDSWKLPGSKVKRDQLSQVYGQDALRLCRAVWSPDAPAWLREIGAVDIMRQVLVQTYTVRTSSRGKEVVSKREADEDGVPPGHLRLASPYDTDARWSAKGDDLFWLGYKVHLTESCDNTPPEAEAEAEAEAEAEAEVRGRPNLITDVTTTLSTVPDVKATAPIQQQLADRGLPPAEHYLDSGYPSAELIETARSRGTVMVTPVLLDRSAQAKSHAGYDKSAFRIDWKARRVRCPQGNTSTGWHPVRQRERDAIVVEFAKTDCQACPVRPECTSARRGNRMLTLYPEHLHTVLAAARAEQKTKTWKDKYALRAGVEGTINRATRGRTIRVNTPSGGSMLKV from the coding sequence ATGTCGTTGCGGCCGATGGGGCTGCCGCCGGTGCCGGAGCAGACGGTGCGGGTCGCGCGGGCGGCGTTCCCGCAGGGGAGTTTGGCGATCCGGGTGCGGGACCGGCTCGGGGAGGTCTTCACCGATGAGCCGTTCGCCGAGGCGTTCGGGGTGCGTGGGGCGCCGGGTCTGTCGCCGGGGATGCTGTCGCTGGTCACGGTGTTGCAGTTCGCGGAGAATTTGACTGATCGGCAGGCCGCGGCGATGGCGATACGGGCCATCGACTGGAAGTACGCCCTCGGCCTGGAGCTGACGGACACCGGCTTCGACCACAGTGTGCTGCCCCGGTTCCGGGCCCGCCTGGTCGGCAACGGCATGGAGCGTGTCGTCTTCGACCGGCTCCTTGAGTACTGCGTGGACGCCGGGCTGGTGGCCGCGGGAGGAAAGCAGCGCACCGATTCCACCCATGTGGTCAGCGCGGTACGGGACTTGAACCGGTTGGAGCTGGCCGGGGAGAGCGTGCGGGCTGCGCTGGAGGCGCTGTCGGTCGCGGCACCGGACTGGCTGGCCCGGGCCGTGGACGTGCCGGAGTTCGCCCACCGCTACGGACCTCGGGTCGACAGCTGGAAACTGCCCGGCTCCAAGGTCAAGCGCGACCAGTTGTCCCAGGTCTACGGACAGGACGCGTTGCGGCTGTGCCGGGCCGTCTGGTCGCCCGACGCGCCGGCCTGGCTGCGGGAGATCGGGGCCGTGGACATCATGCGCCAAGTCCTCGTGCAGACCTACACCGTCCGCACCAGCAGCCGGGGCAAGGAGGTGGTCAGCAAGCGGGAAGCCGACGAGGACGGTGTCCCGCCCGGCCATCTCCGCCTCGCCTCGCCCTACGACACCGACGCCCGCTGGTCCGCCAAGGGCGACGACCTGTTCTGGCTCGGCTACAAGGTCCATCTCACCGAGAGCTGCGACAACACTCCCCCCGAAGCCGAAGCCGAAGCCGAAGCCGAAGCCGAAGCCGAAGCCGAAGTCCGGGGACGGCCGAACCTGATCACGGATGTGACCACCACCCTGTCGACGGTGCCGGACGTGAAGGCCACCGCGCCGATCCAGCAACAACTCGCCGACCGCGGCCTGCCGCCCGCCGAGCACTACCTGGACTCCGGTTACCCCTCCGCCGAACTGATCGAGACCGCCCGCAGCCGCGGAACCGTCATGGTCACTCCCGTCCTCCTCGACCGATCCGCCCAGGCCAAGAGCCACGCCGGCTACGACAAGAGCGCCTTCCGGATCGACTGGAAAGCCCGACGGGTCCGCTGCCCCCAGGGCAACACCAGCACCGGATGGCACCCGGTGCGACAACGCGAACGAGACGCCATCGTCGTCGAGTTCGCTAAGACGGACTGCCAAGCATGCCCCGTCCGACCCGAGTGCACCTCGGCCCGGCGCGGCAACCGCATGCTCACCCTCTACCCCGAGCACCTGCACACCGTCCTCGCCGCCGCCCGCGCCGAACAGAAGACCAAGACCTGGAAGGACAAGTACGCCCTGCGGGCCGGAGTGGAAGGAACCATCAACCGTGCGACACGAGGGCGCACGATACGAGTGAACACACCGAGTGGAGGTTCGATGTTGAAGGTGTAG
- a CDS encoding DUF5753 domain-containing protein produces the protein MISNIEAGRTGLSEGRVRQIACHYGCPDSALIDALASMAGGRRARHWWDEYRGKLPDGHLDVSEIEHFATRIRTAQTVHLPGLFQIEEHARAIFDFAVPQLPRLEVELRVAHRMGRQAVITEENPTPYLGIIHEAALRLEFGGRDVSRRQLDYLADASELDHVTLLVIPFSAGPFHGAGQSVLYAEGSVPQLDTVQLDTSFGGQFVDAPTPLGNYRSLLDLMERSALPPEESRGLIRSIAREL, from the coding sequence ATGATCTCCAACATCGAGGCCGGCCGCACCGGGCTCAGCGAGGGACGCGTCCGCCAGATCGCCTGCCACTACGGGTGCCCGGACTCAGCGCTGATCGATGCACTCGCCTCGATGGCGGGCGGTCGAAGAGCGCGGCACTGGTGGGACGAGTACCGAGGCAAACTCCCCGACGGGCATCTTGACGTCTCCGAGATCGAGCACTTCGCTACGCGCATCCGCACGGCACAGACCGTCCACTTGCCAGGCCTCTTTCAAATCGAGGAGCACGCGCGGGCGATCTTCGACTTCGCGGTGCCACAGCTGCCCCGACTGGAGGTGGAACTCCGGGTAGCCCACCGCATGGGTCGCCAGGCCGTCATCACCGAAGAGAACCCGACTCCATACCTCGGCATCATCCATGAGGCCGCACTGCGGCTGGAGTTCGGCGGTCGGGATGTCTCTCGCCGACAGCTCGACTATCTCGCGGACGCATCCGAGCTGGATCACGTCACTCTGCTGGTCATCCCGTTCAGTGCGGGCCCTTTCCACGGCGCCGGACAGTCGGTCCTCTACGCCGAGGGCTCCGTCCCACAGCTTGACACGGTCCAACTCGACACATCGTTCGGCGGCCAATTCGTTGATGCCCCGACGCCGCTGGGGAACTATCGTTCCCTTCTGGACCTGATGGAACGCTCCGCGCTCCCTCCTGAAGAGTCACGAGGGCTCATCCGGTCCATTGCCCGCGAGCTGTGA
- a CDS encoding alpha/beta hydrolase, whose protein sequence is MSSFTLAGRIDEHVIDSALLHGNPLNDPAQRPLWVYTPPGYDDAPERRYPVTYLLLGFTGTLPVWRNRMAFRKPVPELADEIFARGEAPGMLLVFVDAWTAYGGSQFIDSPGTGCYHSYLCEEVVPYVDARYRTLPTRDHRAIAGKSSGGFGATVTSMLRPDLFGAFATHSGDSLFEAQCHPNFLTAVRQLRPYGGDIFRWWDDFRSRVAFTKEEDLNLLEILAVSACFSPGPDGSPTLPFDPRTGALRENEWQRWLAWDPVRMATTHADALRSQRGIWIDAGTRDEWFLDLGALAFRDALTEVGVADDIVHFELFEGGHHAIEYRMPPAIAWLAHRIADRP, encoded by the coding sequence ATGTCGTCCTTCACGCTCGCCGGCCGCATCGACGAACACGTCATCGACAGCGCGCTGCTCCACGGCAACCCCCTCAACGACCCGGCGCAACGACCGCTGTGGGTCTACACCCCGCCCGGCTACGACGATGCGCCCGAACGCCGCTACCCCGTCACGTATCTGCTACTCGGCTTCACGGGAACGCTCCCGGTCTGGCGCAACCGCATGGCCTTTCGGAAGCCAGTCCCCGAGCTCGCCGACGAGATCTTCGCCCGCGGGGAGGCGCCCGGGATGCTGCTGGTATTCGTGGACGCCTGGACCGCCTACGGCGGCAGCCAGTTCATCGACTCACCCGGCACCGGCTGCTACCACTCTTACCTGTGTGAAGAGGTCGTGCCGTACGTCGACGCCCGCTACCGCACGCTCCCCACGCGCGACCACCGAGCCATCGCGGGCAAGTCCAGCGGCGGATTCGGCGCCACGGTCACCTCGATGCTCCGCCCAGATCTGTTCGGCGCCTTCGCCACCCACTCCGGCGACTCGCTGTTCGAGGCCCAGTGCCACCCGAACTTCCTCACCGCGGTCCGCCAACTGCGGCCCTATGGCGGTGACATCTTCCGCTGGTGGGATGATTTCCGCTCGCGGGTCGCCTTCACCAAGGAGGAGGACCTGAACCTCCTGGAGATCCTCGCCGTCTCCGCCTGCTTTTCCCCGGGCCCCGACGGCTCCCCCACCCTTCCCTTCGACCCCCGCACCGGGGCCCTGCGCGAGAACGAGTGGCAGCGCTGGCTGGCCTGGGATCCGGTACGGATGGCCACCACGCACGCCGACGCCCTCCGCTCCCAGCGCGGCATCTGGATCGACGCCGGCACCCGCGACGAGTGGTTCCTCGACCTGGGCGCCTTGGCCTTCCGCGACGCGCTTACGGAAGTCGGAGTGGCCGACGACATCGTGCATTTCGAGCTGTTCGAGGGTGGCCACCACGCCATCGAGTACCGGATGCCGCCCGCCATTGCCTGGTTGGCGCACCGCATCGCCGATCGGCCTTAA
- a CDS encoding reverse transcriptase N-terminal domain-containing protein gives MEPRDKLDTKAVKEAGMADAAPAVIAVVNGPEDDVTDWLSIDWQRVDDDVRRLRQRIFTASQAGDLKRVRNLQKLMLRSRANALHAVRRVTEVNAGRETAGVDGKVVLTAPGKAEVADWVQHRSESWTARPVRRVYVPKPDGRRRPLGIPVILDRCLQAVVLGALEPEWEARFEPRSYGFRPGRGCHDAIESIFLTCRGPNPGRPWVLDADLAAAFDRIDHDHLLRRLGTFPARELVAQWLRAGVVEDGRLTETGEGTPQGGVITPPTQWVTRA, from the coding sequence ATGGAACCGAGGGACAAGTTGGACACCAAGGCGGTGAAGGAGGCCGGGATGGCAGATGCCGCTCCGGCTGTGATCGCGGTGGTGAACGGACCCGAGGACGATGTCACCGACTGGCTGTCGATCGACTGGCAGCGGGTGGATGACGACGTACGGCGGCTGCGGCAGAGGATCTTCACGGCGTCACAGGCAGGGGACCTGAAGAGGGTCCGCAATTTGCAGAAGCTGATGCTCCGTTCCCGCGCCAACGCACTGCATGCGGTGCGGCGGGTGACGGAGGTCAACGCTGGCCGCGAGACGGCGGGCGTCGACGGCAAGGTGGTGCTGACCGCGCCCGGCAAGGCCGAGGTGGCCGACTGGGTGCAGCACCGCTCCGAGTCGTGGACGGCCCGGCCCGTCAGACGGGTGTATGTGCCGAAGCCCGACGGGCGTCGGCGTCCGCTCGGCATTCCCGTGATCTTGGACCGCTGTCTTCAGGCTGTGGTCCTTGGTGCTCTGGAGCCCGAGTGGGAGGCACGGTTCGAGCCGAGGTCCTACGGATTCAGGCCCGGCCGTGGCTGTCATGACGCGATCGAGTCCATCTTTCTGACCTGCCGGGGCCCCAACCCTGGTCGGCCATGGGTACTTGACGCGGACCTGGCGGCGGCATTCGACCGGATCGACCATGATCACTTGCTCCGGCGGCTCGGCACGTTTCCCGCGCGGGAACTGGTCGCGCAGTGGCTGCGGGCCGGTGTGGTCGAGGACGGTCGGCTCACCGAGACCGGGGAGGGAACTCCCCAGGGCGGTGTGATCACGCCCCCAACGCAATGGGTAACTCGGGCATGA
- a CDS encoding CHAT domain-containing protein: protein MTLRAPQDAAEAAVRLLPEVTLRRLGRGDQQHALGGFAGLAGDAAALALAEPRGTRKERAARALRLLEAGRAVLLSQALDTRSDLTDLNRQRPDLAARFVQLRDKLDQPTSTATSADGSGETDTLTVRQDRTAHDRHRLARDFAQTLAEIRDLDEFASFALPPTTEELLSQAEQGPVVVFNISGYRSDALLLTRDGITHLELPQLTVDALIERVVCFQQALHTAVTGREKSERRQAQDLITQVLQWLWDTAAGPVLDALGHHRQPLADADWPRVWWAPGGLLGLLPLHAAGFHTDPADDPHRCTVMDRVISSYTPTVRALRYARQHTREHTPHPNAPAQGLVVAMPTTPGLPRHGRLGHVSAEAEMLSHHLPRTVLLREADPDGHPVSPPPSRPTNCPGPPTPLPDRPLRLPRR from the coding sequence ATGACTTTACGAGCCCCACAGGATGCGGCGGAGGCCGCGGTGCGGCTGCTGCCCGAGGTGACCTTGCGTCGGCTGGGCCGGGGCGATCAGCAGCATGCGCTCGGCGGCTTCGCCGGACTGGCCGGGGATGCCGCAGCGCTGGCTCTTGCTGAGCCCCGCGGGACCCGGAAGGAACGCGCCGCCCGCGCGCTGCGGCTGCTTGAGGCCGGGCGGGCGGTGCTGCTCAGCCAAGCACTGGATACCCGCAGCGACCTCACCGACCTGAACCGGCAGCGCCCGGACCTGGCCGCACGGTTCGTCCAGCTGCGCGACAAGCTCGACCAGCCCACCAGCACCGCCACCTCCGCCGACGGGAGTGGTGAGACGGATACCCTCACGGTGCGGCAGGACCGCACCGCACACGACCGGCACCGACTGGCCCGCGACTTCGCCCAGACCCTGGCCGAGATCCGCGACCTGGACGAGTTCGCCTCCTTCGCCCTCCCACCTACTACAGAGGAACTCCTCAGCCAGGCGGAACAAGGCCCCGTCGTGGTATTCAACATCAGCGGCTACCGCAGCGACGCCCTGCTCCTGACCCGGGACGGCATCACCCACCTGGAGCTCCCCCAGCTCACCGTCGACGCCCTGATCGAGAGGGTCGTCTGCTTTCAGCAGGCGCTGCACACCGCCGTCACGGGGCGGGAAAAATCCGAGCGGCGGCAGGCACAGGACCTGATCACCCAGGTCCTGCAATGGCTGTGGGATACCGCGGCCGGGCCCGTCCTAGACGCGCTGGGCCACCACCGCCAGCCGCTGGCAGACGCCGACTGGCCGCGGGTGTGGTGGGCACCGGGCGGGCTGCTGGGACTGCTGCCCCTGCACGCCGCCGGCTTCCACACTGACCCCGCCGACGACCCGCACCGGTGCACCGTCATGGACCGGGTCATCTCCTCGTACACCCCCACCGTCCGCGCTCTGCGTTACGCCCGCCAGCACACCCGGGAACACACTCCACACCCGAATGCGCCCGCCCAGGGGCTGGTCGTCGCGATGCCCACCACCCCCGGCCTCCCCCGCCACGGTCGCCTGGGACATGTGAGCGCCGAGGCCGAGATGCTGAGCCACCACCTGCCGCGCACCGTACTGCTGCGCGAAGCCGACCCGGATGGCCACCCTGTCAGCCCGCCGCCGAGCAGGCCGACCAACTGTCCTGGACCACCTACCCCACTGCCCGATCGCCCACTTCGCCTGCCACGGCGCTAG